A single region of the Octopus bimaculoides isolate UCB-OBI-ISO-001 chromosome 6, ASM119413v2, whole genome shotgun sequence genome encodes:
- the LOC106869345 gene encoding uncharacterized protein LOC106869345, with the protein MPTCNISKSSDQGQILKRYHLIVWDECTMAHKGTLEALDRALKDIRDCQALMGGVTLLLSCDFRQTLPVIPKGTRADEVQACLESSAPWHHVTILSLTTITRAQLHGYQMSAKFAQNILTLSDGKVPLDAAGEMEVWPFSSVVNSVDELKQKVFPSFTENYQNHNWLCERAILAPKNVTVKRINQQLMHSLPGTLHTYKSVDTIPDKNEMVNYPPEFLNSLELPGLRPHILALKVRTPI; encoded by the coding sequence ATGCCTACATGTAATATCAGCAAAAGCTCAGATCAGGGGCAGATACTTAAAAGGTATCATCTAATCGTctgggatgaatgcaccatgGCTCACAAGGGAACTTTGGAAGCATTAGATAGAGCCCTGAAAGACATCCGAGACTGTCAGGCTCTAATGGGAGGTGTAACACTTCTGTTGTCATGTGATTTCAGGCAAACTCTTCCTGTCATTCCGAAAGGAACTAGAGCAGATGAGGTTCAAGCATGCCTAGAGTCCTCTGCCCCGTGGCATCATGTTACGATCCTCAGTCTTACTACTATCACGAGAGCTCAGCTACACGGTTACCAAATGTCTGCAAAGTTTGCACAGAACATTTTGACACTTAGTGATGGCAAAGTGCCTCTTGATGCTGCAGGAGAAATGGAAGTGTGGCCATTTTCCTCTGTTGTTAATTCTGTAGATGAACTCAAACAGAAAGTCTTTCCCAGCTTCACAGAAAACTACCAAAATCACAATTGGTTGTGTGAAAGAGCAATATTAGCTCCAAAAAACGTCACTGTTAAAAGAATAAATCAACAGCTAATGCATTCTCTTCCCGGCACTCTTCACACTTACAAGTCTGTTGATACAATTCcagataaaaatgaaatggtgAACTATCCTCCTGAATTTCTCAATTCGTTGGAGCTTCCTGGATTACGTCCCCACATATTAGCACTTAAAGTTAGAACTCCTATCTAA